From one Triticum urartu cultivar G1812 chromosome 3, Tu2.1, whole genome shotgun sequence genomic stretch:
- the LOC125548051 gene encoding probable 2-oxoglutarate-dependent dioxygenase AOP1 isoform X1, whose translation MAASPSSTLVSPPRVDLDGEDTSTLVRGTPEWLRCAGLVRRALEANGCVAVGCRRRVPPELRERMLVAMAELFALPRETKRRTGAADGPYRAYMEKRDSAACHHEAFGVLNAAAGGGEEARAFVARAWPHGNDRFLETLTSTAGEMARLARVILAMVVDGYGLSHRSDEIVAATDTNFRMLRYHNDNTRTSSSDGQPAVGLAAHVDGSYLTVLFQNDVDGFEMRTGDGGEWARVHSPGPDSLLVVADQPLVVSCELVPQPALQLHLLVHSWSSWELTCCRLGVTGGCTRRCTGWPSAGGRTGCPAACSCFQEGTSSSTRRQSWSPWTPRAGSGRSSTVTTSGSSTPAARARTCSTASLGFDTLHFPLSKVSAPCTLTN comes from the exons AtggctgcctcgccgtcgtcGACCCTTGTGAGCCCTCCTCGTGTTGACCTCGACGGGGAGGACACGAGCACGCTGGTTCGTGGCACGCCGGAGTGGCTGCGGTGCGCGGGCCTCGTCCGCCGCGCGCTTGAGGCCAACGGGTGCGTCGCCGTCGGGTGTCGCCGCCGCGTACCGCCGGAGCTGCGGGAGCGGATGCTCGTGGCGATGGCGGAGCTGTTCGCGCTCCCGCGCGAGACGAAGCGCCGGACCGGCGCCGCGGACGGCCCGTACAGGGCGTACATGGAGAAGCGGGACTCCGCCGCGTGCCATCACGAGGCGTTCGGGGTTCTCAACGCggccgccggcggcggcgaggaggcccgCGCGTTCGTTGCGCGCGCGTGGCCGCACGGCAACGACCGCTTCCT GGAGACGCTGACTTCGACGGCCGGAGAGATGGCGAGGCTGGCCCGCGTGATCCTCGCCATGGTCGTCGACGGCTACGGCCTCTCGCACCGCTCCGACGAGATCGTCGCCGCCACGGACACCAACTTCCGCATGCTCAGGTACCACAACGACAACACGCGGACGTCGTCGTCGGACGGGCAGCCGGCCGTCGGCCTCGCCGCCCACGTCGACGGGAGCTATCTGACGGTCCTGTTCCAGAACGACGTGGACGGCTTCGAGATGAGGACGGGGGACGGCGGGGAGTGGGCGAGGGTGCACTCTCCAGGCCCCGACTCCCTCCTCGTCGTCGCCGACCAGCCACTCGTGGTGAGTTGTGAGCTTGTGCCACAGCCGGCGCTTCAATTGCATCTCTTGGTTCACTCGTGGAGTAGTTGGGAACTGACTTGCTGCAGGCTTGGAGTAACGGGAGGCTGCACGCGCCGGTGCACCGGGTGGCCGTCGGCGGGCGGGAGGACCGGCTGTCCTGCGGCGTGTTCCTGCTTCCAAGAAGGAACCTCGTCGTCGACGCGCCGCCAGAGCTGGTCACCGTGGACGCCCCGCGCCGGTTCAGGCCGTTCGAGTACAGTGACTACCTCAGGTTCAAGCACGCCGGCGGCAAGGGCGAGGACGTGCTCGACCGCTTCGCTGGGATTTGATACGTTGCATTTTCCTTTATCAAAGGTGTCGGCCCCTTGCACGTTAACGAATTAA
- the LOC125548051 gene encoding probable 2-oxoglutarate-dependent dioxygenase AOP1 isoform X2, which produces MAASPSSTLVSPPRVDLDGEDTSTLVRGTPEWLRCAGLVRRALEANGCVAVGCRRRVPPELRERMLVAMAELFALPRETKRRTGAADGPYRAYMEKRDSAACHHEAFGVLNAAAGGGEEARAFVARAWPHGNDRFLETLTSTAGEMARLARVILAMVVDGYGLSHRSDEIVAATDTNFRMLRYHNDNTRTSSSDGQPAVGLAAHVDGSYLTVLFQNDVDGFEMRTGDGGEWARVHSPGPDSLLVVADQPLVAWSNGRLHAPVHRVAVGGREDRLSCGVFLLPRRNLVVDAPPELVTVDAPRRFRPFEYSDYLRFKHAGGKGEDVLDRFAGI; this is translated from the exons AtggctgcctcgccgtcgtcGACCCTTGTGAGCCCTCCTCGTGTTGACCTCGACGGGGAGGACACGAGCACGCTGGTTCGTGGCACGCCGGAGTGGCTGCGGTGCGCGGGCCTCGTCCGCCGCGCGCTTGAGGCCAACGGGTGCGTCGCCGTCGGGTGTCGCCGCCGCGTACCGCCGGAGCTGCGGGAGCGGATGCTCGTGGCGATGGCGGAGCTGTTCGCGCTCCCGCGCGAGACGAAGCGCCGGACCGGCGCCGCGGACGGCCCGTACAGGGCGTACATGGAGAAGCGGGACTCCGCCGCGTGCCATCACGAGGCGTTCGGGGTTCTCAACGCggccgccggcggcggcgaggaggcccgCGCGTTCGTTGCGCGCGCGTGGCCGCACGGCAACGACCGCTTCCT GGAGACGCTGACTTCGACGGCCGGAGAGATGGCGAGGCTGGCCCGCGTGATCCTCGCCATGGTCGTCGACGGCTACGGCCTCTCGCACCGCTCCGACGAGATCGTCGCCGCCACGGACACCAACTTCCGCATGCTCAGGTACCACAACGACAACACGCGGACGTCGTCGTCGGACGGGCAGCCGGCCGTCGGCCTCGCCGCCCACGTCGACGGGAGCTATCTGACGGTCCTGTTCCAGAACGACGTGGACGGCTTCGAGATGAGGACGGGGGACGGCGGGGAGTGGGCGAGGGTGCACTCTCCAGGCCCCGACTCCCTCCTCGTCGTCGCCGACCAGCCACTCGTG GCTTGGAGTAACGGGAGGCTGCACGCGCCGGTGCACCGGGTGGCCGTCGGCGGGCGGGAGGACCGGCTGTCCTGCGGCGTGTTCCTGCTTCCAAGAAGGAACCTCGTCGTCGACGCGCCGCCAGAGCTGGTCACCGTGGACGCCCCGCGCCGGTTCAGGCCGTTCGAGTACAGTGACTACCTCAGGTTCAAGCACGCCGGCGGCAAGGGCGAGGACGTGCTCGACCGCTTCGCTGGGATTTGA
- the LOC125548052 gene encoding cysteine-rich receptor-like protein kinase 10 produces the protein MALPAISWPLISLLLAVTPAHSTCEESVRIAGAGGLLQCYPAPALSNATNGTAFRATLLPLLRSLPSAAAPTGFASLRSVTRGERAFARGLCFGNSTVPSECARCLSAAAGNLTAGCGSTSQRAGFWSDRCFLAYADTNTSSPSEDAFRALVLLDAVPASKVNTKSFYYVHLHDELVAMAQQVARRAAANISGPRMLATAEESNSESAVSRTVHVLAQCGRDRTAAGCVRCLQNSVHAVDWDLNAARVDGGVAAAVVGFNCYMRFEVSTAACGDTIWGAVAPVLLVLSMLAGGACGCMCALP, from the exons ATGGCGCTTCCAGCGATCTCGTGGCCgctcatctccctcctcctcgccGTGACGCCAGCCCATAGCACCTGTGAGGAGAGCGTGCGCATCGCGGGCGCAGGCGGCTTGCTGCAATGCTACCCGGCGCCGGCGCTCAGCAACGCCACGAACGGCACGGCGTTTCGTGCCAccctgctcccgctcctccgctctctcccctccgccgccgcgcccacGGGCTTCGCCTCCCTACGGTCCGTCACTCGCGGGGAGCGCGCGTTCGCGCGGGGGCTCTGCTTCGGCAACTCCACGGTGCCGTCCGAGTGCGCCCGGTGCCTGTCCGCCGCGGCTGGGAACCTCACCGCCGGCTGCGGCTCCACCAGCCAGCGCGCCGGCTTCTGGAGCGACCGGTGCTTCCTCGCCTACGCCGACACCAACACATCCTCGCCTAGCGAGGACGCCTTCCGCGCTCTCGTCCTCCTCGACGCCGTCCCTGCCTCTAAGGTCAACACCAAATCCTTCTACTACGTCCACCTGCACGATGAGCTGGTCGCCATGGCGCAGCAGGTGGCGCGGCGCGCGGCCGCGAACATCTCCGGGCCGCGGATGCTGGCCACAGCGGAGGAGAGCAACTCCGAGAGCGCCGTGAGCAGAACAGTGCACGTTCTGGCGCAGTGCGGGAGGGACCGCACGGCGGCGGGCTGCGTCCGGTGCCTGCAAAACTCGGTGCACGCCGTGGACTGGGACCTCAACGCTGCCCGCGTCGACGGTGGCGTGGCGGCCGCGGTGGTGGGCTTCAACTGCTACATGCGGTTTGAGGTCTCCACTGCAGCGTGTGGCGACACTATCTGGGGCG CTGTAGCACCGGTGCTACTCGTGCTATCTATGTTGGCAGGAGGCGCATGTGGGTGTATGTGTGCTTTACCCTGA